In the Tribolium castaneum strain GA2 chromosome 1, icTriCast1.1, whole genome shotgun sequence genome, one interval contains:
- the Usp5 gene encoding ubiquitin carboxyl-terminal hydrolase 5 isoform X2, producing the protein MELLTPHLSSVRVPTATSKVYKDECVFSFDNPETETGLYVGLKSFFGLGRDYVEKHFHKTGEAVYLHIRRVRHEGDGPEKKITRLAIGVDGGFDPEAMSKKFEFEDSYNIVVLPGFSTIPWPNTELPQIVKSSIEGILEAPSASKVAEMEALTGTWDGEARVVSQFAHNLPQLDNGKKIPPSGWQCEKCDKTDNLWLNLTDGSILCGRRFYDGSGGNNHAIEHYNATGHPLAVKLGTITKEGKGDVFSYKEDDMVEDPNLVQHLAHWGINIANMEKTEKSMVELELELNQKSNEWSALQESDGQLKPIYGPGYTGMTNMGNSCYLNSVMQMVFSIPDFIQRYYHDAELFFNNVVGDPCEDFNAQMAKLAVGLHSGKYSVPPPAGSPVDADPPGICPLMFKALVGRGHPEFSTKKQQDAQEFFLHILTLLERNSKNKVNPGDCFKFKVEEKFQCSASKKVKYLTRSDVLLPLIIPMDAAINKDEVAAYETKKLEAEKTGKKLLANTIVRPKINFLSCLELFTQSEVINNFYSSAVNANVTARKTTRLATFPDYLCIQLKKFMLREDWVPIKLDVSIEMPDILDISSLRGTGPQSDEELLPEPKVQPPAPVMDEGVLAQLADMGFPPEACKRAVFFTHNSGLEAATAWIMEHITDSDFSDPFVPPGTESSHFTPNAEALASIVAMGFTQHQATKALKATDNNVERAMDWIFSHQDELDNVTSPPPPEFRDGDGRYKLVAFVSHMGTSTMVGHYVVHILKNGQWVIFNDNKVALSERPPKDLGYMYLYERL; encoded by the exons ATGGAATTACTCACACCGCATTTAAGCAGCGTTAGAGTCCCAACAGCGACCAGCAAAGTATACAAGGACGAATGTGTCTTCTCTTTCGATAATCCG GAAACCGAGACCGGTCTGTACGTAGGTCTGAAGAGTTTTTTCGGACTTGGACGCGATTATGTTGAAAAACACTTCCACAAAACGGGAGAAGCCGTCTATCTCCACATCCGGCGAGTGCGTCATGAA GGCGATGGACCCGAGAAGAAAATCACGCGCTTGGCCATTGGAGTTGACGGTGGTTTTGATCCAGAGGCCATGTCAAAGAAGTTTGAGTTTGAGGACTCCTACAATATTGTCGTTTTGCCAGGTTTCAGCACCATCCCCTGGCCCAACACAGAGCTTCCCCAAATT GTAAAATCGTCTATTGAGGGCATTTTGGAAGCCCCCTCGGCCAGTAAAGTGGCCGAAATGGAGGCTTTGACGGGGACGTGGGATGGCGAAGCTCGGGTTGTCTCCCAGTTTGCCCACAACTTGCCACAGTTAGATAATGGGAAAAAAATTCCACCTTCTGGGTGGCAGTGcgaaaaatgtgataaaactGATAATCTGTGGCTGAACTTAACCGATGGGTCTATCTTATGTGGCAGGAGGTTTTATGATGGAAGTGGAGGAAATAATCACGCCATTGAACATTATAACGCCACAGGTCATCCCTTAGCTGTTAAATTGGGGACGATCACAAAGGAAGGAAAAGGCGATGTGTTCAGCTACAAGGAAGATGACATGGTGGAAGACCCGAATCTAGTCCAGCATTTAGCACACTGGG GAATAAATATCGCGAATATGGAAAAAACCGAAAAGTCGATGGTCGAGCTCGAGCTGGAATTGAACCAAAAATCGAACGAATGGTCGGCTTTGCAGGAAAGCGACGGCCAATTGAAACCCATCTACGGCCCTGGATACACTGGAATGACCAACATGGGCAACTCCTGTTACCTCAACAGCGTGATGCAAATGGTATTCTCTATTCCAGATTTCATCCAAAGATACTACCATGACgctgaattatttttcaacaacGTGGTTGGTGACCCATGTGAAGATTTTAACGCTCAAAT gGCTAAATTAGCTGTTGGTCTACATTCGGGAAAATATTCAGTCCCACCACCTGCAGGATCTCCCGTAGATGCGGATCCTCCAGGAATATGTCCCTTGATGTTCAAGGCTTTGGTGGGTCGAGGACATCCAGAATTCTCAACGAAAAAGCAACAAGACGCCCAGGAGTTTTTCCTCCACATACTCACTCTATTGGAGCGGaacagcaaaaataaagtcaatccgggcgattgttttaaatttaaagtggAGGAGAAATTTCAATGCAGTGCCAGCAAGAAAGTCAAGTATTTGACGAGGTCTGACGTTCTTCTGCCACTGATCATCCCAATGGATGCAGCCATCAATAAAGACGAG GTTGCAGCCTACGAAACGAAGAAGCTAGAGGCGGAAAAAACGGGCAAAAAACTCCTCGCTAACACCATCGTGcggccaaaaataaatttcctttCGTGTTTGGAACTCTTCACGCAATCGGAAgtcattaacaatttttacagcTCGGCAGTCAACGCAAACGTTACTGCCCGGAA AACTACGCGATTGGCAACATTTCCAGACTACCTCTGCattcagttaaaaaaattcatgctGAGGGAAGACTGGGTTCCGATTAAACTGGACGTTTCTATTGAAATGCCAGACATTTTGGACATATCATCCCTGCGTGGTACTGGCCCCCAGTCGGACGAAGAGCTGCTTCCGGAGCCCAAAGTGCAGCCCCCGGCGCCTGTGATGGACGAGGGGGTCCTGGCACAGCTGGCTGACATGGGTTTTCCGCCCGAGGCCTGCAAAAGAGCGGTGTTTTTCACCCATAACTCCGGCCTGGAGGCGGCCACCGCCTGGATCATGGAGCACATCACGGATTCCGATTTTTCGGACCCGTTTGTTCCTCCCGGCACGGAGAGTTCGCACTTTACGCCGAATGCCGAAGCTTTGGCGAGTATTGTGGCGATGGGGTTCACACAACATCAAGCAACTAAGGCTCTGAAGGCGACGGATAATAATGTGGAAAGAGCGATGGATTGGATTTTTTCGCATCAGGATGAGTTGGATAATGTTACGTCACCGCCGCCGCCCGAATTCAGGGACGGGGACGGGA GGTATAAATTGGTGGCGTTTGTTTCTCATATGGGGACTTCAACAATGGTCGGCCACTATGTGGTCCATATTCTCAAAAATGGGCAATGGGTCATCTTTAACGACAATAAGGTGGCTCTGTCGGAACGGCCCCCGAAGGATCTAGGTTATATGTATTTATATGAGCGACTTTAA
- the Usp5 gene encoding ubiquitin carboxyl-terminal hydrolase 5 isoform X1, with protein MELLTPHLSSVRVPTATSKVYKDECVFSFDNPETETGLYVGLKSFFGLGRDYVEKHFHKTGEAVYLHIRRVRHEVSSPPQGDGPEKKITRLAIGVDGGFDPEAMSKKFEFEDSYNIVVLPGFSTIPWPNTELPQIVKSSIEGILEAPSASKVAEMEALTGTWDGEARVVSQFAHNLPQLDNGKKIPPSGWQCEKCDKTDNLWLNLTDGSILCGRRFYDGSGGNNHAIEHYNATGHPLAVKLGTITKEGKGDVFSYKEDDMVEDPNLVQHLAHWGINIANMEKTEKSMVELELELNQKSNEWSALQESDGQLKPIYGPGYTGMTNMGNSCYLNSVMQMVFSIPDFIQRYYHDAELFFNNVVGDPCEDFNAQMAKLAVGLHSGKYSVPPPAGSPVDADPPGICPLMFKALVGRGHPEFSTKKQQDAQEFFLHILTLLERNSKNKVNPGDCFKFKVEEKFQCSASKKVKYLTRSDVLLPLIIPMDAAINKDEVAAYETKKLEAEKTGKKLLANTIVRPKINFLSCLELFTQSEVINNFYSSAVNANVTARKTTRLATFPDYLCIQLKKFMLREDWVPIKLDVSIEMPDILDISSLRGTGPQSDEELLPEPKVQPPAPVMDEGVLAQLADMGFPPEACKRAVFFTHNSGLEAATAWIMEHITDSDFSDPFVPPGTESSHFTPNAEALASIVAMGFTQHQATKALKATDNNVERAMDWIFSHQDELDNVTSPPPPEFRDGDGRYKLVAFVSHMGTSTMVGHYVVHILKNGQWVIFNDNKVALSERPPKDLGYMYLYERL; from the exons ATGGAATTACTCACACCGCATTTAAGCAGCGTTAGAGTCCCAACAGCGACCAGCAAAGTATACAAGGACGAATGTGTCTTCTCTTTCGATAATCCG GAAACCGAGACCGGTCTGTACGTAGGTCTGAAGAGTTTTTTCGGACTTGGACGCGATTATGTTGAAAAACACTTCCACAAAACGGGAGAAGCCGTCTATCTCCACATCCGGCGAGTGCGTCATGAA GTCTCATCACCCCCACAGGGCGATGGACCCGAGAAGAAAATCACGCGCTTGGCCATTGGAGTTGACGGTGGTTTTGATCCAGAGGCCATGTCAAAGAAGTTTGAGTTTGAGGACTCCTACAATATTGTCGTTTTGCCAGGTTTCAGCACCATCCCCTGGCCCAACACAGAGCTTCCCCAAATT GTAAAATCGTCTATTGAGGGCATTTTGGAAGCCCCCTCGGCCAGTAAAGTGGCCGAAATGGAGGCTTTGACGGGGACGTGGGATGGCGAAGCTCGGGTTGTCTCCCAGTTTGCCCACAACTTGCCACAGTTAGATAATGGGAAAAAAATTCCACCTTCTGGGTGGCAGTGcgaaaaatgtgataaaactGATAATCTGTGGCTGAACTTAACCGATGGGTCTATCTTATGTGGCAGGAGGTTTTATGATGGAAGTGGAGGAAATAATCACGCCATTGAACATTATAACGCCACAGGTCATCCCTTAGCTGTTAAATTGGGGACGATCACAAAGGAAGGAAAAGGCGATGTGTTCAGCTACAAGGAAGATGACATGGTGGAAGACCCGAATCTAGTCCAGCATTTAGCACACTGGG GAATAAATATCGCGAATATGGAAAAAACCGAAAAGTCGATGGTCGAGCTCGAGCTGGAATTGAACCAAAAATCGAACGAATGGTCGGCTTTGCAGGAAAGCGACGGCCAATTGAAACCCATCTACGGCCCTGGATACACTGGAATGACCAACATGGGCAACTCCTGTTACCTCAACAGCGTGATGCAAATGGTATTCTCTATTCCAGATTTCATCCAAAGATACTACCATGACgctgaattatttttcaacaacGTGGTTGGTGACCCATGTGAAGATTTTAACGCTCAAAT gGCTAAATTAGCTGTTGGTCTACATTCGGGAAAATATTCAGTCCCACCACCTGCAGGATCTCCCGTAGATGCGGATCCTCCAGGAATATGTCCCTTGATGTTCAAGGCTTTGGTGGGTCGAGGACATCCAGAATTCTCAACGAAAAAGCAACAAGACGCCCAGGAGTTTTTCCTCCACATACTCACTCTATTGGAGCGGaacagcaaaaataaagtcaatccgggcgattgttttaaatttaaagtggAGGAGAAATTTCAATGCAGTGCCAGCAAGAAAGTCAAGTATTTGACGAGGTCTGACGTTCTTCTGCCACTGATCATCCCAATGGATGCAGCCATCAATAAAGACGAG GTTGCAGCCTACGAAACGAAGAAGCTAGAGGCGGAAAAAACGGGCAAAAAACTCCTCGCTAACACCATCGTGcggccaaaaataaatttcctttCGTGTTTGGAACTCTTCACGCAATCGGAAgtcattaacaatttttacagcTCGGCAGTCAACGCAAACGTTACTGCCCGGAA AACTACGCGATTGGCAACATTTCCAGACTACCTCTGCattcagttaaaaaaattcatgctGAGGGAAGACTGGGTTCCGATTAAACTGGACGTTTCTATTGAAATGCCAGACATTTTGGACATATCATCCCTGCGTGGTACTGGCCCCCAGTCGGACGAAGAGCTGCTTCCGGAGCCCAAAGTGCAGCCCCCGGCGCCTGTGATGGACGAGGGGGTCCTGGCACAGCTGGCTGACATGGGTTTTCCGCCCGAGGCCTGCAAAAGAGCGGTGTTTTTCACCCATAACTCCGGCCTGGAGGCGGCCACCGCCTGGATCATGGAGCACATCACGGATTCCGATTTTTCGGACCCGTTTGTTCCTCCCGGCACGGAGAGTTCGCACTTTACGCCGAATGCCGAAGCTTTGGCGAGTATTGTGGCGATGGGGTTCACACAACATCAAGCAACTAAGGCTCTGAAGGCGACGGATAATAATGTGGAAAGAGCGATGGATTGGATTTTTTCGCATCAGGATGAGTTGGATAATGTTACGTCACCGCCGCCGCCCGAATTCAGGGACGGGGACGGGA GGTATAAATTGGTGGCGTTTGTTTCTCATATGGGGACTTCAACAATGGTCGGCCACTATGTGGTCCATATTCTCAAAAATGGGCAATGGGTCATCTTTAACGACAATAAGGTGGCTCTGTCGGAACGGCCCCCGAAGGATCTAGGTTATATGTATTTATATGAGCGACTTTAA